The genomic region CCTCTCCCGGCGCTACTCTTGGCGATCCTACTACGAGAGGGTCGATGACAATCCCTTTCTGGAAGACTTCTACTCCGACATGGCTCGCTGGGCGTTTTCTCTGCAGACCTTCTTTCTGGCTCATCGAGTGGAAGACCATCGACTCATTGCTGATAGGCAGGAAAGCGCGATTCAGGATCGATCCCTGCAGGAAGACGCGCTGATCTTTGCCCGAAACCTCCACGAGATGGGTCACATGAGTGAGAGGGAATGGGAAACCTATCGACGGCTTTACCAGCAGGCTCGCGCCCTCCTCCGCCCTCCCGACCTGATCGTCTATCTTCGCAGAAGTCTGGAGGGACTGCAGGCGAACATCGAGCAAAGAGGCCGGGACTTCGAATCGAAAATCCCCGCAGACTACCTCCTGCGCCTGAACCGTTTCTACGAAGACTGGATTGCCTCGGAAACCGTGCCCACACTGATTGTGGAAGCCGACCACGTGAACTACCTGGAGAAGGATTCTGACCGGGAACATCTCTACGCCCAGTTTGAGAACGCACTGGGGCAGGGAGACCTCTTTTCGGATTCGGCTCCCCGTCCCGAGGATCCGCGCTTTGAGTTTCACTCGAGAGAGGCCCATTCTCTGCTTGGTCAGGCCGGGTTTTCCGGCTAGAATGATCCTCTCATTCAAGAAGTCTGGACGGAATGAACCTTCCTGAAGCCAGAATCCTCCGTCGCGAGGATCATCAAATCTCCCGAGAGGACATCGACCCGGATGCCCTGAAGGTACTCTATCGACTCCACAGTCGGGGTTTTCGTGCCTTTCTGGTCGGAGGCGGAGTGAGGGACCTCCTTCTCGGGCGCACGCCCAAGGACTACGACATCGGCACGGATGCCCGCCCGGCGGAGGTTCTCAAACTCTTTCGAAACAGCCGGGTGATCGGCCGCCGCTTTCCCATTGTTCACATTCTCTTACCACGAAGGAAGTTCATTGAAGTCGCTACCTTCCGCGCCCTGGAAGAAGAAGTCGGTGACGCCGAAGGGGAAGAGGAAGAGAGGCTTCTGGAAGAGGCCGACCGGCTTCTCGGGGGAGACCCCCCTTCCGGGGAGGAAGCCCCTCCCTTGCGTAAGGACCGGCGTCCGAGCCCTCTGGAGATCTCGAAACGGCAGAACTATGGAAGCCCCGCAGAAGATGCCCTGAGGCGGGACCTCACCGTCAACGGCCTCTTCTATGACATCGCCGACTTCTGTGTCATCGACTATGTAGGCGGTCTGGAGGATCTGGAAAAGCGTATCATCCGCAGTATTGGAGATGCAGAGACCCGCTTCCGCGATGACCCGGTGCGCATGATCCGGGCCGCCCGCCATGCCGCCCGCATCGGCTTTCAGGTAGAGGAAGAAACCTGGAAGGCCATCCTGAAGCACCGGGAACTGATCTCTTCCTGCAACAAGGCACGCCTGGTGGAGGAGTTCTACCGGGACCTTCTCGGCGGAGCAAGTTTCAGCACCTTTGCCCTGATGAAGAAAGCCGGGATCCTGTCGGCTCTTTTGCCGGAACTCGAAACGTTTCTCCCGGACGATCCGGAGGACACCGCCTGGCGTCGCCTGCGAATCCTGGATCGCAAGATCGCAGAAGGCGAGGAGATCCCCTCCTCTCTGGGCCTGGGAACCCTCTTTGCCTTTCCCATGCTCGACCACATCCTGAGCCTGGAGAAGCAGGGATCCCGTCGAAGCGATATCGGTCGAGCCGCCTACCGTTTTCTGAAACCCATGGCCCTTCGTCTGGGCGTCTCCCGCCGGGACACCGAGCAGCTTTTCCTGATCTCCATCAGCCAGCGCAAGATGCTGGCCTTTCTGGACGGAGGACGGATTCCCCGTTTCCTGATGCACAAGAACTACTTCCAGGAAGCGCTCCATCTGCTGGAAATCGAAGCAGAGGCAAGGGGCATTGAAATGCCGGAAGTTCAGTTCACCTCCTCGAAGGGCAATAAGAGACGGCGGCGACGGCGACGCCGTGCGAACTGAGTCTACAGTACTCTCCCCCGGGTTTTTCCAGCGCGGAGTTCTGGAGGTGGCCAAAGCTTCGGCGGACTGGCCCGGCGTTTTGTGGAAAAAGGAAACGGGTTCCTCAGCCGATAGAGTCGCTGACCCTCTCCTGAAGATTGATTCCCCTCCGGGGCAATTCCTCCAGAAAGAGACGGGCGGGAATGGCCTCTTCCAGTGACAGGGCCCCGGCTCTTTGGGCATCTCCGCGGGCAAGCATCTGGAGAACAATCGAGGCGGGAAAGGCCGTCGTTCTTCGCATTGCCGACATTCCCTGTTCTTCGTTGAAGAAGTCCATCATCTCAAAGCGGCGGTGGATATTCCGCTGCCCCTGCTTCCCTTCCGCATCGACACGGAAGAGAATCAGATCCTTCGCCTCAAATGATGTGAGGTATTTTTCAAGAATCCGGCTGGTGAACTCCCGGGGACTCCCTGCATCCCCTTCTTCTGGTGTTTCGCTGAAAAAACCAAGATCGCGGAGCATGCGGATTTTGTCTGCATGACCCGGGTAACGCAGGGTCTTGTAGTCGAGATTCCGGACCCGGCCTTGCAGGGTCCAGGGCAGGGTGCTCGCCCCCCCCAGAGTGCTGAAAGCCTCACAAAGCCCCACGGGCTCGGGGAACTCGAGACTCTCCACATCGTCCAGAGTTGTCTGGAGGTGGATCTTCCCGTCCCGAAGCTGGACGGCCTCGCCCAGGTATTCGTTGACCAGTCCGTGAATGGAGAAAAAGAGAGCATAGTCCAGCGGAGGTCTAGGATCCTGGGGAAGTCCCCCCACACGGATCTTCACTTGCTCGACCTGATCCATATCCTCAATCGCCGCCATCGTGACGGTGGCAGCCATTCCGGGAGCCAGTCCACAGTCAGGAACCAGACAGGCAGAGTTTTCCCGGGCCAGAGAGTCAAGCTTCAGGATCTTCTGCACAATGTCCGTGTTGCCGCCCAGATCCACATAGTGAACTCCCCTGCGGGCGCAGGCTTCCGCCACCGCCAGTGTCATAAACCAGGGAAGGGCATTCAGGCAGGCATCGACAGAGGAAAGAAGTTCTTTCAGGGTCTTCGGATCGGAGAGATCGGCGGGAGATGTCCCGATGTCAAGCCGGGAAGGAGGAAGAGACTGAAGAGCCCGGTTCAGGATTTCCCGAGTCCGGTCGACCAGAAGAACAGACTCCACTCCGGGACTGTTTGCCAAATCCCAGGCGGCAGCGCTGCCCTGCAGTCCGGCTCCCAGAACGAGTACATTCATATCAGAACCCGTTGATCCGATAGTAAAGCCAGGTCATGAAAAGAGCCATGGCCGCAATCGAGGATCCAACGATCCAGACATGATTGTCCCGGTAACGGATACTCCGGACATTTTCCAGAGGAAGGAGGTATTCCTGCTCATGGGAGATGACCCCGTCATCAACAATCCTGACCAGGGTCAGGGTCAGGGTGTCCGGCGCCGCTTCCACAATGGACTGGGCAAAGTAGCGAATGCCCTGATCATCGAGAATCTGGATGTTGCCATAGTGATCCACTTCACCGATTGCTTCTTCGGTGTTGAGGTCGACGGTCTTCACACAGCCAATTGTCAGTACGAGCAGGATCAGTGCGAGGGAAAGGCGACGTTTCGGCATGAAGGAAAACTCCTTGATTGGAAGATCGGGAGGGAAAATAGCACCCGTTTGCCACAGATTCAAGCCTTCTCGGCGATGGTCTCCTCCGCATCCGCTTCTTCCAGTTCATGCTTGTTCCAGGCATCCACGGAAACCGGGTATTTTCCGCTGAAGCAGGCTGTGCAGAAGTCCCTTGCTTCCTTCACACAGGACATCATGCCTTCAATGCTCAGATAGCCCAGGGAGTCCACTCCCAGAAACTCGGCAATTCCGGGAACATCATAGCGATTGCGAATCAGTTCTTCCCGGGTGGGCATATCGATCCCGTAGAAACAGGGATGCGCAATCGGCGGGCTGCTGATCCGAAGGTGCACTTCCGCGGCTCCGGCCTCCTTGAGAAGACGGACGAGTTTTCGCATGGTCGAACCCCGCACAATGGAATCATCCACCACCACAACCCGTTTGTTTTTGAGAACACCCCGCACAGGATTGAACTTGAGCAAGACTCCCCGGTCGCGAACCGTCTGCTTCGGGCTGATAAAAGTTCTCCCCACATAGTGATTGCGGATCAGTCCGAACTCGAAACGGGTGCCGCTCTCCAGGCTGTATCCAAGAGCGGCACTGTTGCTGGAGTCGGGAACGGAGATCACGATGTCCGCATCGGCGGGATGCTCCTGAGCAAGCTCCTTCCCCAGTTTGCGGCGCACCTTGTCCACATTCTCACCGAAGACAATGCTGTCCGGACGGGAAAAGTAGACGTATTCGAAGATACACTGGGACAGCGATGAGGGGCTTACCACCTGAATGCTACGCATTCCCTTGCCGTTGATTACCACCATTTCTCCGGGAAGCACATCCCGCAGATATTCTCCCTTGACGATATCAAAGGCGCAACTCTCGCTGGCCACCATCCAGGAATCTCCGAGTTTCCCGAGGCAAAGCGGACGGAAGCCCTGAGGATCACGATAGGCAAAGATCTTCTCCCGGCTCATCAAAAGGAGGGAAAAGGCACCCTCCAGACCACGCACCGCTTCCATGAACATGTCCTCAATCTGCGTGGCTCCGGATCGGACAATGCGGTGAAGGACTACCTCGCTGTCACTCGTGGACTGGAAGATGCTCCCACTTGCCTCCATGTTCGTTCGCAGGCTGAGTGCATTCGTGATGTTCCCGTTGTGGGCAATAGCCAGACGACCGGCCCGGGTGTCCACCAGAATCGGTTGGGCATTGATCAGGCTGACCCGCCCCGTGGTCGAGTAGCGGTTGTGGCCAATGGCAATACTGCCTTTCAGGTCCTCAAGGCTGCCAGCATCGAAAACATCTCCCACCTGCCCCATGCCCAGCTTGCGACGCATGGTCTCGCCATCGCTGGCCACCATTCCACTGGACTCCTGCCCCCGGTGCTGAAGAGAGTAGAGTCCCAGGTAGCTGATTTCCGCTGCACGGGGATGCCCCCAGATTCCAAAGATCCCGCATTCCTCGCGGGGTCGATCTTCATGCATCGGAGGAACCTTCCTTTTTCAGGGAGAAGAGTCTGGCTTCCTGATAGTGAGGATTGTAGAAAAGCCCCCGCTCGCGACTGCGGCTACGGGCCATGCCGACCAGGGCGGAAAGAGCCTGCTCCCGGCTCTCGCAGCGAATCCGGATTTCCCATAGCACGCCCTTTTTCAGGGAAGTAAGGCGGGCGGGATGGATCCTCTCCGAACCCGGTTTGCGAAGCCTCTCCTGCTCGCCACCTTCATCGGTGATCCAGATCCGGGCCTTCCAATGTCCTTCGCCTTCCAGTTGCGAGGGTGCAAGAAGGGTATCCGAATTCAGAGGCTCGCCACTTCCCAGAAGCAAACCATCCTGAAAAACCGCCTGATGCTTCGTAGTGTTGACGAAGACTCCCGTGCGAGCCACTTCCCTTTGCAGTTTTTCACGGAAGATCGACTCGCTCTCGGCATCGCCCTCGAAGCGCCAGAGATCTCTGCGGCGGAGACCCAGAAGGCGATCCCCCCAGGAAAGAGTGTCCCGCAGGGCCATGGCTGCCGTCTCACAAACCAGATCGACGGTCTTCAGGGACACAAGAAGGTCAAGATGCATGGCAGGCCTCCTTCTTGAGGGCGGCGGCACTAACCATGGCACGAAGGATTTTCATTCCGGGCCCATCCGACTGGAGTTCTTTCCAGTCCCCCCGCGCTTTCCGGCGAAGTTCTGCCCAGTGCCCCGGCAGTTCTTCCGGAACCTGGCCGAGCCAGGCCGCTCTCTCCGGGTGCGGCATCATGGCAAGAACATTGCCCCGGGGATTACAGATACCAGCGGCATCCTGTAGGCTTCCATTGGGATTGTCAGGCCAACTCGCCTCCCCCCCATCGGCACTGCGATAGCGAAGGGCAATCTGTCCCTTTTTCTCAAGCTCTTCGAAGAGTCCTTTCCGACGACTCGTGAAACGGCCCTCCCCATGAGCAAAAGGAATGGGAAGAAGCTCGCCTTGTAGTGGCGAAAGCCAGGAAGGAGACGCAGAGGAAACTTCCAGCGTGGACCAGTCGGAGAAATAGCCCTCCCGCCCCACCATCCGGTTGGGAGCCAGAGCAAGATCCACCTCGCCGGAACGGAGTCCCGGGATAAATCCCGCCTCCACGAGAACCTGTGCCCCGTTACAGATACCGAGAATCGGCTTGCCCTTTTCCGCCTCTTCGGCAAGAGCCTCCAGTACCGGCTCCTTGGCCGCCACCACTCCTGCCCGGATACGATCCTGGTAACTGAATCCACCGGGCAGCAGGAAGAGATCAAAGCCGGCAAGCAGGGAAGGATCTTCATTCCAGCGCAGGATGCTCGCACTCGCTCCCGCATCCTCAAGAGCGCGGGCGGATTCATATTCGCAGTTTACCCCGGGAAACTGGAGAACCAGGGCTCGCGGGCTAGACATGAGTCTCCTCTCCGGCCGGGAAGAGAGAGGGAAGAGTGGAACGCCAGGCCCGGCTAAGCTCCTCATGGCCCAGTGCCAGGATCTCCTCTCCCTTGCATGAAATCCGAAGCCGGGCTTCTTCCTGAACCTCGCCCAGTCGATTGACTTCCAGGAACCTTGATTTCAACAGATCCTCGAATTCCCCGGCGCGGTCGGTCTCGACTTCCACAAGGAAACCTCCCGTCTCCGAGAAGAGTTGCGCCGGAGCGCGAAGCTCGCCCCTGAGATTCAGCGACAAGCCTCTCGAGCGACCCCCTCGCCGCCCGAGCATCATTTCCGCTGCGGCCACGGCGAGGCCTCCCTCGGAGATGTCATGAGCCGCGGCCACCATTCCCGAAGAGATCGCTTCAATCACCGCGAGACACTCCCGCCGCAGTCGCTCGTAGTCGGGTTCCGGCAGTTCGCCTCCCTGAACCCCGAAGAGAACCCGGTGCCAGGCACTGGCCCCCAGTTCCTCTTGTCGCTCTCCCAGCAGATAGACCGGATTGCCCGCAGACTTGAGGGAAAGCCCCTGCACTAAACTCACATCGTCCACCCGGCCAACCAGGCCGACAATGGGGCTCGGGGGAATCGCCCGACCCTGGGCACTTTCATTGTAGAAACTCACATTGCCGCTGATCACGGGGATGGGATGGGAAGGACTGTCCTCGCAATCATCGGCAGCCATGCGCCCGATGCGGCGGCAAGCCTCTCCGATGCCACGCACCCCTTCGGCAAAAGCGGCAAAGGGACCGGGTTTCTCCGGGTTCCCGTAGTTCAGGCAATCGGTCAGGGCCAGAGGCCAGGCTCCCACACAAGCCAGATTTCGAACTGCTTCGCAGACGGCCAACTCGGCACCGCGACGGGGATCCGCAGCTCCGTACCAGGGGTTGCCGTCGCAGGTAACCGCCATGCCGAGGGGACGGTCGCGGAAGGGGGCAATCAAACCGGCATCGGCCTCTCCGGGTCGAAGAAGCGCATGCCCCTTCACTTCCTGATCGTAGTGCTGATAGAGATAAGAGCGGTCACAGAGATTGGGATCGGAGAGAAGTGCAAGAAGATCCCGACCGGCATCAAAGGGAGCCGGCTCCGGCAGCTTTCTCTCGGGAAGTTCCAGTTTTTCCTCCCGGTCGTAACGGATGCCGCTGGTCACCACCTCGACTTCCGCATCACAGAGAACTTCCTCTCCCCGAAGCAGAACATAGCGCGTCTCTTCGGTTACTTCCCCCACAACCCGTGCATAGGCTCCGCGATAGACATGGGGAAGGTCATAGTCCTCGTTGTAAATCTTTAAAACCCGGTCGCTCACTCTGCGCGGCACGGCAAGTCCGTATCGTTCCTGAGTCTCGCTGCAAGCAATGACATGGCCGGGAAGAGAGGAATCGGAAACCGGCACTTTCTCAAGATCCACACGCATGCCAAAGCCGCCGGCTTCTGCCAGTTCACTGGAGACACAGGCAATGCCACCGGCGCCGAGATCCTTGAAGCCGATAGCAAAGCCCTCTTCCTCTGCAAGGCGAAGAACCGCACGGTTCGCCTCACTGAGAACGCGTTTGAGGAAGGGATCGGGAACCTGCACGGCCCCGCGGTTTTCTTCTTCCTCATCGAGGATCACGCTGGCAAAGGCCGCACCGCCAAAACCACTCTCATCGGTGGGCTTGCCGACCAGAATGAAATCGTAGGGCTCCTCCCGAGCCTGCTCCGGAACCCGGCTTCGAATGACGCCATCCTCGGGAAGAAGACCCAGAGCCACCACATTGACCAGACAGTTGTCGTCATAGCCGGGATGGAAAACCAGATCGCCCCCCAGATTGGGAACGCCCAGTGCGTTTCCGTAGTGCCAAATGCCGTCGACCACACCGGAGAGAATCTCCCGGCTCCGCTCTCCATTGGCTCCCCGGGGGTCGCCCATTCGCAGGGGGTCGAGGACACCGATCACTTCCGCTCCCATGCAGTAGACATCGCGAACAATGCCGCCGATGCCTGTCGCTGCGCCTTCGAAGGGGAGAACCTGGCTCGGATGGTTGTGGCTCTCGTGGCTCATGGCCACGCACCATTTCTTTCCGTCGGCCTCCCCCAGACGCACAATGCCCGAGTCCTCGACAGGACCCAGCACCACATCGGGTCCCTCGGTGGGAAGATGTTCCTTGAGCAGCTTTCGGCTGCTCTTGTAGGAACAATGCTCCGACCACATCGTATTGAAGAGAGTGAGTTCGGTAAGAGTCGGCTCCCGGCCCAGCAGCTCTGCCACCCTTCTCGCCTCAGAAGGCTTCAGGGACAGGGTATGCTCGGACAGAACTTCCAGAAGTCTGGAATCACTGAGACTGGTGATTTCGATCACCGCTTGCATGGGATGACCGCCGTATTTTGGGAGACAGAGAGTTTGGAAAGACTGTATAGTACG from Candidatus Krumholzibacteriia bacterium harbors:
- the purQ gene encoding phosphoribosylformylglycinamidine synthase I, with the translated sequence MSSPRALVLQFPGVNCEYESARALEDAGASASILRWNEDPSLLAGFDLFLLPGGFSYQDRIRAGVVAAKEPVLEALAEEAEKGKPILGICNGAQVLVEAGFIPGLRSGEVDLALAPNRMVGREGYFSDWSTLEVSSASPSWLSPLQGELLPIPFAHGEGRFTSRRKGLFEELEKKGQIALRYRSADGGEASWPDNPNGSLQDAAGICNPRGNVLAMMPHPERAAWLGQVPEELPGHWAELRRKARGDWKELQSDGPGMKILRAMVSAAALKKEACHAS
- the purL gene encoding phosphoribosylformylglycinamidine synthase subunit PurL, which encodes MQAVIEITSLSDSRLLEVLSEHTLSLKPSEARRVAELLGREPTLTELTLFNTMWSEHCSYKSSRKLLKEHLPTEGPDVVLGPVEDSGIVRLGEADGKKWCVAMSHESHNHPSQVLPFEGAATGIGGIVRDVYCMGAEVIGVLDPLRMGDPRGANGERSREILSGVVDGIWHYGNALGVPNLGGDLVFHPGYDDNCLVNVVALGLLPEDGVIRSRVPEQAREEPYDFILVGKPTDESGFGGAAFASVILDEEEENRGAVQVPDPFLKRVLSEANRAVLRLAEEEGFAIGFKDLGAGGIACVSSELAEAGGFGMRVDLEKVPVSDSSLPGHVIACSETQERYGLAVPRRVSDRVLKIYNEDYDLPHVYRGAYARVVGEVTEETRYVLLRGEEVLCDAEVEVVTSGIRYDREEKLELPERKLPEPAPFDAGRDLLALLSDPNLCDRSYLYQHYDQEVKGHALLRPGEADAGLIAPFRDRPLGMAVTCDGNPWYGAADPRRGAELAVCEAVRNLACVGAWPLALTDCLNYGNPEKPGPFAAFAEGVRGIGEACRRIGRMAADDCEDSPSHPIPVISGNVSFYNESAQGRAIPPSPIVGLVGRVDDVSLVQGLSLKSAGNPVYLLGERQEELGASAWHRVLFGVQGGELPEPDYERLRRECLAVIEAISSGMVAAAHDISEGGLAVAAAEMMLGRRGGRSRGLSLNLRGELRAPAQLFSETGGFLVEVETDRAGEFEDLLKSRFLEVNRLGEVQEEARLRISCKGEEILALGHEELSRAWRSTLPSLFPAGEETHV
- a CDS encoding saccharopine dehydrogenase C-terminal domain-containing protein, whose protein sequence is MNVLVLGAGLQGSAAAWDLANSPGVESVLLVDRTREILNRALQSLPPSRLDIGTSPADLSDPKTLKELLSSVDACLNALPWFMTLAVAEACARRGVHYVDLGGNTDIVQKILKLDSLARENSACLVPDCGLAPGMAATVTMAAIEDMDQVEQVKIRVGGLPQDPRPPLDYALFFSIHGLVNEYLGEAVQLRDGKIHLQTTLDDVESLEFPEPVGLCEAFSTLGGASTLPWTLQGRVRNLDYKTLRYPGHADKIRMLRDLGFFSETPEEGDAGSPREFTSRILEKYLTSFEAKDLILFRVDAEGKQGQRNIHRRFEMMDFFNEEQGMSAMRRTTAFPASIVLQMLARGDAQRAGALSLEEAIPARLFLEELPRRGINLQERVSDSIG
- a CDS encoding deoxynucleoside kinase; the protein is MSSTSFQHIVLAGNIGAGKTTLTRLLSRRYSWRSYYERVDDNPFLEDFYSDMARWAFSLQTFFLAHRVEDHRLIADRQESAIQDRSLQEDALIFARNLHEMGHMSEREWETYRRLYQQARALLRPPDLIVYLRRSLEGLQANIEQRGRDFESKIPADYLLRLNRFYEDWIASETVPTLIVEADHVNYLEKDSDREHLYAQFENALGQGDLFSDSAPRPEDPRFEFHSREAHSLLGQAGFSG
- the purF gene encoding amidophosphoribosyltransferase, with amino-acid sequence MHEDRPREECGIFGIWGHPRAAEISYLGLYSLQHRGQESSGMVASDGETMRRKLGMGQVGDVFDAGSLEDLKGSIAIGHNRYSTTGRVSLINAQPILVDTRAGRLAIAHNGNITNALSLRTNMEASGSIFQSTSDSEVVLHRIVRSGATQIEDMFMEAVRGLEGAFSLLLMSREKIFAYRDPQGFRPLCLGKLGDSWMVASESCAFDIVKGEYLRDVLPGEMVVINGKGMRSIQVVSPSSLSQCIFEYVYFSRPDSIVFGENVDKVRRKLGKELAQEHPADADIVISVPDSSNSAALGYSLESGTRFEFGLIRNHYVGRTFISPKQTVRDRGVLLKFNPVRGVLKNKRVVVVDDSIVRGSTMRKLVRLLKEAGAAEVHLRISSPPIAHPCFYGIDMPTREELIRNRYDVPGIAEFLGVDSLGYLSIEGMMSCVKEARDFCTACFSGKYPVSVDAWNKHELEEADAEETIAEKA